TGTTTTTCTGTGAGGAGTTCATAATAGAAAAGCATAACtgtaatatatttatataaattcATCCCTTGTCTTAAATAaaagctttgagaattcaatctcCAGTTTCATTCAAAATCTTTTGGAAAAGGCAAAGGAACCCTGAAATCCTCACAGGATGTGGAAACACACCCTTCGACCCTTTAATTCCTGTTGATCCACAGATtgcatgctgggaaattctgcaaatTGCACATGCTCAGAATGTATTGATCTGATAGAAAAATCTCTCAACTGGTGGGGTAAAAATATTCAGTTGAAATCCAGGAGTGTGAgacaagtaaaaactttaatgaaagtATTCAATAAAAGCCAAATAAAGACAATTCAGTGGATAAACttaatgttattgtgaaatatgtaatttttttatttaaaaaattgacACCATTATTTGGAAAATTAGAAATTTTGGTCACTAAAATAAAATCTTGGATCAAAAATATTTGGATAAAGTTTGACAAACCTTCTCCACAGATCACCTGGTAACCAGTGTGGAACTACAGTCACAGGCTGTCATATTAATGGAAAAATCCTATTAAAAACTTGATGGCAGGCATTACTAGATATAGACACAACCACACTAATATGATAAAAGCTCATAGGATACAGCACTTTAAGGAAAATTTTCAATGACAGGACATACTGTTTTTAATAATAAAGATATACACAGAAGGGGTTTTAATTCCCTCTGGCCACACATTGCTTAACATTTTCATGTGAATTTTGTGTTATTTTAACAGTCATTGGCCTATTTGAAATAAATGTGTTAATGACTGTGGTGGGAATTTTACATGTGCATGTTCTGTATTGTGCTACCACAGAAAATTCATCTCCAAAGTTTTTTGACCTCAAGCAACTTGGAACAATGTTTTTCCAAGAAATTAACAGGTCCTTTAACTTCATAAACAAAGCATTTACATACTTACTTGTTGTGTGGAAGCGCAGAGCAGACAGATCGTAAATCATCTGGAAAAGTAAACAGGTGGTGGATACAAATTAATAAAAAAACATAGCAAGTCTGTGTATAAACAAATATAAAATTTATTAAATTCAAATATTTTTGCAATTAATGATTCAAGTTATTTTTGTAAACAGATATTGAAGTGGTTATTTTCTGGATTTACCCTTTGAAAGCAAATGAAGCCTTAACAAGGGTACACGTTTAGtaggttattttttttattaagctAGTGTAGAATTCACTGAAATTGATAATGAAAAAAAACAAACTAATTTCAATGGAATTTAAATTGAAAATAGGCTGCAAAATACTTCAGGGAAAGTCTGACCCAGTTCAATAGTTAATACATCATATGCTACTATATTGAGAAACTCAGCATATAAATCATGAGGGAATTTTCATGCCGTACACTTATTCCCATTTATTTTTAGTATAACAGTACTAGTTGTATTCTGAAGTGGTATAAAATTACACGAAACAGAATTTGGCCCAATCCTTTTATAGATAAAAGGTTGTATGCGTTATAAATTAAGTTGTCTTTTGCtcaattttctttttctctcctcttGTCTTCACCTCTTTCATATCAAGTATGACACCAAAATATGTACTCCATAATGTTATCCTATTTAAAATTCAACAGGGCAAGAGAAGAGGATTCAGCTTTTAATGTAAAAACTGAAATCCACTATTTCAATTGCTAAACAATGTTGAACTTTGTCAGACTTAAAATCTTGTTCCACTAGAAACAAGTTTGTTCCTTTTTAACACTTTGGCAAATTGATAGTATTTAACGACCCATAGTCTTGAACAATTTGTCTTCATGATGCAAAATATGCAAATTCAACTAAGGTCCAGACAACTTAAATTGTTATAAAAGATAAAACACGTGCCAGATTCCTGAATCTGTACTCATATGCAAGACCTGAAACAACTTAAGGGGTATTAGAATTTTAAAGGGGAAGGCCTAGTGAATAATCTGTCATTTGTTTAGCGATAATTCTGTTCATAACTTCTGTTCAATATAGCAATTAGTAGAAAACTTATAACCTAAATAAATACAATAATATTATTGTTTAGGCATTTTTCTTCTCCTACATCACTTCCTGGTGGAGAAGGTGAACAAGAACATATGCCAATGCAACTCTTGAGTTAGCCACTAGAAGTGGGTGACCAGTCTTCCAATATTCCTACCCTTCCTGTTTGGAAAGATTTAGCCTATGCTTACTCAATCAAGACTTAGAATTCACCAGGAAGGGAAATTATGGCCACAACTTGTATCCTAAACTGAGGTAAAGCATTGTCTTTGCTTATGCGTTCAAAACAATATTGCAGGATTCCAGAAAAAAAGTTATACAGGAAAGCTTACAAGATTTCCTGGTTCATGATTTAAATAAGCAAAGAGTCAGGTTAAAGATTGTAAATGAATGGAATGCAACTTTTTAACAAAAATTTTACTTAACATAATTACTGGACATACAAGATTCTCCATTTCAATTGTTTCAGGATAGGTAACAATGAATGTTACAACACAACTTACTTACCTCTAGTACACAGTAGTGCTCCTGATGCAATACCGACTTGCAGAGCTTGAGCTAATCTATCCAATGTGAGCTCAATCTCCTTCACAGGATTTGAAAGGTTGAGTTCTTTAACTAATTTGTTAATGTCTCCAACAAGCCGGTCTACATGATCAAACATGATGAGCTCCAAACGTCCATACAAGTTCTTTTCTGTTAAATGGCCTTGAAGTATCATAAGGACCTGAAGAACACTTAAATGCAACTTTGAATAAAGGATTTTGAAGTCCTTGTTTACGTCATTTTCAAACTCCTTACACATTTTATTGTTGTGGCCATTCATTAAGGATTGAGCTGAAGAAGTTTTCCGGTTCCTTTTGTAGGCCAAAGGTGCGAGCACACACCAGCGTATCAGGCCTGGAAGTGGCGTGAGCTCCAAAAAACCACGGGGGAGGTTAGCCGGGCTATTCAAAAACGTAATCAGGGTCAGCCGGGGATCATCGTACACCCAAGATACAACCATCTCCAGTAAATCATGAGGAGGAATCAGGTCATctacaaaaaaaaactgtgctTAGAGAAAATACATTACAATATTAAAAAAACTCACcaccatttttctttttcaataatACTACATGCATCATAGTAAGAGGATACGGTGATGGAATATGACGTACACAATTAATCAACCCAGcaacaaaacaaaagcaaaaatatttttttttcttagtTTCAATCTTTCCTTCAAATGCAGCCTAATAGCACAACAAAATGGGTACACCAGCATAACTATCACAGAATAGGGCATGGATATAAATATTGAGGGAAAAAATTGCCACTTTaaaattttgaaaaataaaagtACTATACAGGCACACAGTAAACAAAATATATGCCTCAAACAAAAATCTGTCCAATATCATACCTGTTGAAAGGTCATACAGTGCAGTAACAGCAGTGATCAACTGACAGCAGAATCGAGGGCTGGCATGAACAATTCGTTTTAAGGTTTGCACTGATCCTGGAACCAAAATGCAGTAATCCTCAACAAGGACCTTAGCAAGTCTCACACAGAATACTGCGTGTGTTCGCTGCAAAACCAGCCAGAGACAAATATTAGAATGGATCGATAAAAGAATGCAATAGATTTTGATTTAATTTCAGAAGTTTTTAATCATAACAATTTAAGATTACAAATCAATAAACTATAATAATGATTAATttcatgataattttaaaataaatacatttaaatttAAAGATGCGTCTAAAACAGTGGCCAATGAATCCACAGATATTTTGGCCATTGATTTAACATGAGCCAAACAAAAATTTTAAGTACATATATACAAGACACTAATTTTATAAACTTGATACCACAATTTTCTTCATTTGTGCAGTCAACTAACCCCAATGGAAAACTAGCAGtctctctttccccacatccCCCATAAAACATGATAATAAAAGTAGGTACGACAAAGGCAACAAAATATTAAATCATCATCTACACTACTTCCATCCATTGTTCTGGAATAAGATTTTACTTTGCAATATCTGGAATTTCCTTTAAGTTCACATCCCAACTACAGAACATACCTGCAACCATAATGCAGTACATTCCAAAATGGGAACTCGACAGATTGCTATTGCCATGGATACAAGTTTTCCCAACATAGCCAGCCTGTTTTCATCTGCTTTATTACCCTGAGGACCAAACAGTGCAGAGAAGATGATCTGTCGAACTGCATCTTTACTTTGTTCTTGGAAATAACTACACATGATCTCCAGCAGCTGCAGCTCCTGTAATGAGCTcaacctcttgcaataaaggaaaCAAAAGTTAGTAGAGAATAAAAGTAAGGTATCTCAGAAGGCATCACaatgaaaataaattttaaaagaacAGATATTGCTGGAAACATAACAAGTCTgtcagcatcagtggagagaacagataGGTGAAAGTTATGACCTGGGTCCTACTTCAGAAGAAAGGCCTGTTCTGAAACATTCACctgtcctctccac
Above is a window of Heptranchias perlo isolate sHepPer1 chromosome 22, sHepPer1.hap1, whole genome shotgun sequence DNA encoding:
- the ints15 gene encoding integrator complex subunit 15 isoform X1, with translation MTDIRHSLLRRDALSAAKELLYHLDIFFSSQLQNVPGPLVDKSTIELVEEFIFQLPKERNTQPKRLSSLQELQLLEIMCSYFQEQSKDAVRQIIFSALFGPQGNKADENRLAMLGKLVSMAIAICRVPILECTALWLQRTHAVFCVRLAKVLVEDYCILVPGSVQTLKRIVHASPRFCCQLITAVTALYDLSTDDLIPPHDLLEMVVSWVYDDPRLTLITFLNSPANLPRGFLELTPLPGLIRWCVLAPLAYKRNRKTSSAQSLMNGHNNKMCKEFENDVNKDFKILYSKLHLSVLQVLMILQGHLTEKNLYGRLELIMFDHVDRLVGDINKLVKELNLSNPVKEIELTLDRLAQALQVGIASGALLCTRDDLRSVCSALPHNNLLQLVLTGPVQQSPHTALPPGFYPHIHAPPAGYPMYSTHPVQTYMPGMAFSYRPIR
- the ints15 gene encoding integrator complex subunit 15 isoform X2 codes for the protein MCSYFQEQSKDAVRQIIFSALFGPQGNKADENRLAMLGKLVSMAIAICRVPILECTALWLQRTHAVFCVRLAKVLVEDYCILVPGSVQTLKRIVHASPRFCCQLITAVTALYDLSTDDLIPPHDLLEMVVSWVYDDPRLTLITFLNSPANLPRGFLELTPLPGLIRWCVLAPLAYKRNRKTSSAQSLMNGHNNKMCKEFENDVNKDFKILYSKLHLSVLQVLMILQGHLTEKNLYGRLELIMFDHVDRLVGDINKLVKELNLSNPVKEIELTLDRLAQALQVGIASGALLCTRDDLRSVCSALPHNNLLQLVLTGPVQQSPHTALPPGFYPHIHAPPAGYPMYSTHPVQTYMPGMAFSYRPIR